From one Liolophura sinensis isolate JHLJ2023 chromosome 10, CUHK_Ljap_v2, whole genome shotgun sequence genomic stretch:
- the LOC135476551 gene encoding large ribosomal subunit protein mL63-like yields MKLTHVLLFYKNLMKVPGSLYAGKHRVYRPIKMKDRREAFNRLMKEQQNLAILSRPYLTMEEEQGHMKAMGRNRLAYEALKERNTSKMLPHRTIEDHLEHVNTGRKWE; encoded by the exons atgaagttaacacatgtattactgtTTTACAAGAACTTGATGAAAGTTCCTGGTAGTTTGTATGCAGG GAAACACAGAGTGTACAGACCTATCAAGATGAAAGACAGACGAGAGGCATTTAATCGCCTAATGAAAGAACAGCAAAACCTAGCAATTCTCAGTAGACCATACCTTACTATG GAGGAAGAACAGGGTCACATGAAAGCCATGGGACGGAACAGACTGGCATATGAAGCTCTAAAGGAACGCAATACTAGCAAGATGTTACCTCATCGGACAATAGAGGATCATTTAGAACATGTGAATACAGGAAGGAAATGGGAATGA
- the LOC135476549 gene encoding large ribosomal subunit protein mL44-like: MASLGRRLCCHVIRRAMNLTRVSDSAVLACVQRRDFKKWERPYRSQMYKRRLEVGPEPERPRSAWINWNYDAEIFAFGKRLGEDFDEDILRQAFTHRSYIDKEGRKRAELGFGADLASLELQDNEELTSRGEEVAHRYIQAFLRTSYPYLPEEGIRGICEFLMTEEMLAFIGSNLGLKDLILSEDFPPLESTISKTFFAVIGALCESQSEERAHTFVRDFILPQLIGKDVNEMWEITNPMGLLTDILTAQGHPAPEARLLRESASTTVMSLYWVGIYCNKELIGESPGETVSIAEEMAARESLKNIFRTADYREPLKFGRRGENFEVDFDKVNLSLEEYVKPQQSVRDS, translated from the exons ATGGCTTCGCTGGGAAGACGGTTATGTTGTCACGTAATACGAAGAGCCATGAATTTAACACGAGTGTCTGATTCAGCAG TTTTGGCTTGTGTCCAGCGACGTGATTTTAAGAAATGGGAAAGGCCTTACCGTAGTCAGATGTACAAGCGTCGACTTGAGGTTGGTCCAGAACCCGAGAGACCAAGATCTGCGTGGATCAACTG GAATTACGATGCAGAAATATTTGCCTTTGGAAAGCGGCTTGGTGAAGACTTTGATGAGGATATTCTAAGACAAGCTTTTACTCACAG gtcCTACATAGACAAAGAGGGCAGGAAGAGAGCAGAGCTAGGGTTTGGAGCAGACTTAGCCTCACTGGAACTGCAGGACAATGAGGAGCTCACAAGTAGAG GAGAAGAGGTAGCCCATCGGTACATTCAAGCATTTCTACGCACCTCTTACCCGTATCTGCCAGAGGAAGGAATACG CGGTATCTGTGAGTTTTTGATGACAGAGGAAATGTTAGCTTTTATTGGTAGTAACCTGGGTTTGAAGGACCTCATACTCTCTGAG GATTTCCCTCCCCTTGAATCTACGATCAGTAAAACATTCTTTGCCGTCATTGGAGCACTGTGCGAGAGTCAG AGCGAGGAGCGAGCTCACACCTTTGTCCGTGACTTCATTCTACCACAGCTTATTGGTAAGGATGTGAATGAGATGTGGGAGATCACCAACCCCATGGGACTGCTGACTGACATTCTCACTGCCCAGGGACATCCTGCCCCCGAGGCCAG ACTTCTCCGAGAAAGTGCCTCCACCACAGTTATGTCCCTTTATTGGGTGGGAATATACTGTAACAAGGAGTTAATTGGCGAAT CTCCAGGAGAGACTGTGAGTATAGCTGAGGAAATGGCCGCCCGTGAGagcctcaagaatattttcaggACAGCAGATTACAGAGAGCCGCTGAAGTTTGGTCGGCGTGGGGAAAACTTTGAAGTTGACTTTGACAAAGTGAACCTGTCACTAGAAGAGTATGTGAAGCCTCAGCAGTCCGTGAGGGATAGCTAG